A single window of Cellulomonas sp. NTE-D12 DNA harbors:
- a CDS encoding dipeptidase produces the protein MPSAERVAALRARVHDLFGGLRSDLEALVRIPSVSNREFDQAFVEQSAEAVAALLRGAGLEDATVLRVPGGAPAVVGHHPAPAGAPTVLLYAHHDVQPVGDVAEWRTAPFEPTVRGERLFGRGAADDKAGVVAHVGALRALAGELGVGVTVFVEGEEEVGSPTFLEFLRTHEHALAADVIVVADSSNWKVGVPGLTTSLRGLASAVVEVSVLDHPVHSGMYGGPILDAATLLARLIATLHDDAGEVAVQGLVRAPDPAVDDDEASFRADAGVLDGVRLAGSGPLTARMWTRPALAVIGLDAPRVATASNTITPRASALLSLRLAPGQDPDEALSALERHVHEHAPFGAPVSFTRVDRGRPFQAPTDSDAMRTARWALAEAWGTEPADIGIGGSIPFIAELLEVFPDAAILVTGVEDPDSRAHGPDESVHLGELERAVLAEVLLLERLAGR, from the coding sequence CTGCCCTCCGCGGAGCGTGTCGCCGCGCTGCGGGCGCGGGTGCACGACCTGTTCGGTGGGCTGCGGAGCGACCTGGAGGCGTTGGTCCGCATCCCCAGCGTCTCCAACCGGGAGTTCGACCAGGCCTTCGTCGAGCAGAGCGCCGAGGCCGTCGCCGCGCTGCTGCGGGGCGCCGGGCTGGAGGACGCGACGGTGCTGCGCGTGCCGGGTGGCGCTCCGGCCGTGGTGGGTCACCACCCCGCTCCGGCGGGCGCGCCCACGGTGCTGCTGTACGCGCACCACGACGTGCAGCCCGTCGGTGACGTCGCCGAGTGGCGGACGGCACCGTTCGAGCCGACGGTACGCGGCGAGCGGCTGTTCGGTCGCGGAGCCGCGGACGACAAGGCCGGCGTCGTCGCGCACGTGGGCGCCTTGCGCGCACTCGCCGGCGAGCTCGGGGTGGGCGTGACGGTGTTCGTCGAGGGGGAGGAGGAGGTCGGCTCGCCGACGTTCCTCGAGTTCCTTCGCACGCATGAGCACGCGCTGGCCGCCGACGTGATCGTCGTCGCCGACTCCTCGAACTGGAAGGTCGGTGTACCGGGACTGACGACCTCGCTCCGGGGTCTCGCGTCGGCCGTCGTCGAGGTGTCCGTGCTGGACCACCCGGTGCACTCCGGCATGTACGGGGGACCGATCCTCGACGCGGCGACCCTGCTGGCTCGGCTCATCGCGACACTGCACGACGACGCGGGCGAGGTCGCGGTCCAGGGGCTGGTGCGCGCGCCGGACCCGGCGGTCGACGACGACGAGGCCTCCTTCCGCGCCGACGCGGGCGTGCTCGACGGCGTCAGGCTCGCGGGCAGCGGACCGCTGACGGCGCGCATGTGGACGCGGCCGGCACTGGCCGTCATCGGTCTCGACGCGCCCCGGGTCGCCACCGCCTCGAACACCATCACCCCTCGCGCCTCCGCGCTGCTGTCGCTGCGGCTCGCACCGGGCCAGGACCCGGACGAGGCGTTGTCGGCGCTGGAGCGGCACGTGCACGAGCACGCACCGTTCGGCGCACCCGTGTCCTTCACGAGGGTGGACCGGGGCCGCCCCTTCCAGGCGCCGACGGACTCCGACGCCATGCGGACGGCACGGTGGGCGCTGGCCGAGGCGTGGGGGACCGAGCCGGCCGACATCGGGATCGGCGGCTCGATCCCGTTCATCGCCGAGCTGCTCGAGGTGTTCCCCGACGCGGCGATCCTGGTCACGGGGGTGGAGGACCCGGACAGCCGGGCGCACGGGCCCGACGAGTCCGTGCACCTGGGGGAGCTGGAGCGCGCGGTGCTGGCCGAGGTGCTGCTGCTGGAGCGGCTCGCCGGACGGTGA
- a CDS encoding leucyl aminopeptidase: protein MISLTGKDPARLSVDALVVATAERDGAPQLIGADWLPEQLRAALSSDARALGITGATGEVRRVPATGLSARVLVLTGTGTAAPDAEALRRAAGAATRELAGVGSVALALPADDVAGVAAVAEGALLGAYTFTRYRGTATSASAASPVAEIQLVTGLAKDKAAAAALDRAQVLAAAVHAARDLVNMPPNELYPAALADAARTAAREVKGVKVTVLDEKALAAGGFGGILGVGQGSVRPPRLVKVTYAPSRARGHVALVGKGITFDSGGLSIKTAEGMVGMKSDMAGAAAVLHTVLASARLGLPVAVTGWLAIAENMPSGTAQRPSDVLTMRGGTTVEVLNTDAEGRLVMADALVAAVEEKPDVVLDIATLTGAQVVALGDRVSAVMGSDEVRGEVVAAADRSGEPFWPMPLPGELRAGLKSQVADLSNIGERFGGMLTAGIFLREFVGSTPWAHLDVAGPAFNSREPHGYTPLGGTGAGIRTLLALIEARAGR, encoded by the coding sequence GTGATCTCGCTGACCGGCAAGGACCCCGCACGCCTGTCCGTCGACGCCCTGGTGGTCGCCACCGCGGAGCGCGACGGCGCTCCCCAGCTGATCGGAGCCGACTGGCTGCCCGAGCAGCTGCGCGCCGCGCTGTCGTCGGACGCCCGGGCGCTCGGCATCACGGGTGCGACGGGTGAGGTGCGGCGCGTCCCGGCGACGGGGCTGTCGGCTCGCGTGCTCGTCCTGACCGGGACCGGCACGGCAGCTCCGGACGCCGAGGCCCTGCGCCGCGCGGCCGGGGCAGCGACCCGCGAGCTCGCCGGAGTCGGCTCGGTTGCGCTGGCGCTGCCCGCGGACGACGTCGCAGGGGTCGCCGCGGTCGCCGAGGGTGCGCTGCTCGGCGCCTACACCTTCACCCGCTACCGGGGCACAGCCACCTCGGCGTCCGCCGCGTCGCCCGTCGCCGAGATCCAGCTGGTCACCGGGCTGGCGAAGGACAAGGCGGCTGCGGCCGCGCTGGACCGTGCGCAGGTGCTCGCGGCCGCCGTCCACGCCGCGCGCGACCTCGTCAACATGCCGCCGAACGAGCTCTACCCCGCGGCGCTCGCCGATGCGGCCCGCACCGCGGCGCGGGAGGTCAAGGGCGTCAAGGTGACGGTCCTGGACGAGAAGGCCCTGGCCGCCGGTGGCTTCGGCGGGATCCTGGGCGTCGGTCAGGGATCGGTGCGACCGCCCCGTCTGGTGAAGGTCACCTACGCACCGTCCCGGGCGCGCGGCCACGTGGCGCTGGTCGGCAAGGGCATCACGTTCGACTCCGGCGGGCTGTCGATCAAGACGGCGGAGGGCATGGTCGGCATGAAGTCCGACATGGCCGGAGCGGCCGCCGTGCTGCACACGGTGCTGGCGTCCGCGCGGCTCGGGCTGCCGGTCGCGGTGACGGGTTGGCTCGCGATCGCCGAGAACATGCCCTCCGGGACCGCGCAGCGGCCCTCGGACGTGCTGACGATGCGTGGCGGCACCACCGTCGAGGTGCTCAACACCGACGCCGAGGGCCGGCTGGTGATGGCCGACGCGCTGGTGGCGGCCGTCGAGGAGAAGCCGGACGTCGTGCTCGACATCGCCACGCTCACCGGTGCCCAGGTGGTCGCGCTCGGCGACCGGGTGTCGGCGGTGATGGGCTCCGACGAGGTCCGTGGCGAGGTCGTGGCGGCCGCGGACCGGTCCGGCGAGCCGTTCTGGCCGATGCCGCTGCCCGGCGAGCTCCGCGCAGGCCTGAAGTCGCAGGTCGCCGACCTGTCCAACATCGGCGAGCGGTTCGGCGGCATGCTGACGGCGGGGATCTTCCTGCGAGAGTTCGTCGGGAGCACCCCGTGGGCCCACCTCGACGTGGCTGGCCCCGCCTTCAACTCCCGCGAACCGCACGGCTACACACCGCTCGGCGGGACGGGCGCCGGGATCCGGACGCTGCTCGCGCTGATCGAGGCGCGCGCCGGCCGGTGA
- the lpdA gene encoding dihydrolipoyl dehydrogenase, which yields MADTHAFDIVVLGAGSGGYAAALRAAELGKSVALVEADKVGGTCLHRGCIPTKALLHAAEVADEARDGAHVGVHATLERIDMGEVNQYKDGVISRLYKGLQGLVSSRKIEVVQGWGTLTGPNTVQVGDRTLTGENIVLASGSYARSLPGLEIGGRVITSDQALQLDWIPKSAIILGGGVIGSEFASVWKSFGADVTIIEALPHLVPNEDEAVCKAFERAFRKRGINFSVGVRFAGVTQNDDGVHVWLEDGKTFDAEVLLVAVGRGPATSGLGYEEQGVRVDRGFVLTDERLHTGVANIYAVGDIVPGLQLAHRGFAQGIFVAEEIAGLNPAPIVESGIPRVTYSNPEVASVGVNEAKARELYGADNVVTLEYNLGGNGKSQILGTQGFVKLVRKVDGPVVGVHMIGARVGELVGEAQLIVNWEAYPEDVASLVHAHPTQDEAIGEAFLALAGKPLHAHN from the coding sequence GTGGCCGACACCCACGCTTTCGACATCGTCGTCCTAGGCGCAGGGAGTGGCGGCTACGCCGCTGCCCTGCGCGCTGCGGAGCTCGGCAAGAGCGTGGCGCTCGTCGAGGCGGACAAGGTCGGCGGCACGTGCCTGCACCGCGGCTGCATCCCCACCAAGGCGCTGCTGCACGCAGCCGAGGTCGCGGACGAGGCGCGTGACGGGGCGCACGTCGGCGTGCACGCGACGCTCGAGCGCATCGACATGGGCGAGGTCAACCAGTACAAGGACGGCGTGATCTCCCGCCTGTACAAGGGCCTGCAGGGCCTGGTGTCCTCGCGCAAGATCGAGGTGGTGCAGGGCTGGGGCACGCTGACCGGTCCGAACACCGTCCAGGTCGGCGACCGCACGCTCACCGGTGAGAACATCGTCCTCGCCTCGGGCTCCTACGCCCGCTCGCTGCCGGGGCTGGAGATCGGCGGCCGGGTGATCACCTCCGACCAGGCGCTGCAGCTCGACTGGATCCCGAAGAGCGCGATCATCCTGGGCGGCGGCGTCATCGGCTCGGAGTTCGCCAGCGTGTGGAAGTCGTTCGGTGCGGACGTGACGATCATCGAGGCACTGCCGCACCTTGTGCCCAACGAGGACGAGGCCGTCTGCAAGGCGTTCGAGCGCGCCTTCCGCAAGCGCGGGATCAACTTCTCCGTCGGCGTCCGGTTCGCCGGCGTGACGCAGAACGACGACGGCGTTCACGTGTGGCTCGAGGACGGCAAGACGTTCGACGCCGAGGTGCTGCTGGTGGCCGTGGGCCGTGGACCGGCTACCTCCGGCCTCGGCTACGAGGAGCAGGGCGTGCGGGTGGACCGCGGCTTCGTCCTCACCGACGAGCGGCTGCACACCGGGGTGGCGAACATCTACGCCGTCGGCGACATCGTTCCCGGGCTGCAGCTGGCGCACCGCGGGTTCGCCCAAGGCATCTTCGTCGCCGAGGAGATCGCCGGGCTCAACCCCGCGCCGATCGTCGAGTCGGGCATCCCCCGCGTCACCTACTCCAACCCCGAGGTGGCCTCCGTCGGCGTCAACGAGGCGAAGGCGCGCGAGCTCTACGGCGCCGACAACGTCGTGACGCTCGAGTACAACCTGGGCGGCAACGGCAAGAGCCAGATCCTCGGGACCCAGGGATTCGTCAAGCTGGTCCGGAAGGTCGACGGCCCGGTGGTCGGCGTCCACATGATCGGGGCCCGCGTCGGTGAGCTGGTCGGAGAGGCCCAGCTGATCGTCAACTGGGAGGCCTACCCGGAGGACGTCGCCTCCCTGGTGCACGCCCACCCGACGCAGGACGAGGCCATCGGCGAGGCGTTCCTCGCGCTGGCCGGCAAGCCGCTGCACGCGCACAACTGA
- a CDS encoding DUF3043 domain-containing protein produces MIGRSKDQRDAEPAATRAPSATDPGVAGGKGRPTPSRKEAEAANKRPLVPTDRKAAAKDARTKARIQRDLEYKAMQTGDERHLPPRDRGPVRRYTRDHVDARWSLGEFFMPVAAAFLVLAAVGARINAAFFTIVTLALYVYVIAAFIDGYVLWRGLRKKLVAKFGVAAIPKGLAMYAALRAFQLRPTRLPKALVKHGQYPA; encoded by the coding sequence GTGATCGGACGCAGCAAGGACCAGCGCGACGCCGAACCGGCAGCAACGCGCGCGCCCTCCGCCACGGACCCGGGTGTGGCCGGCGGCAAGGGTCGGCCGACGCCGTCCCGCAAGGAGGCCGAGGCGGCCAACAAGCGCCCGCTCGTGCCGACCGATCGCAAGGCCGCCGCCAAGGACGCCCGGACCAAGGCACGCATCCAGCGGGACCTCGAGTACAAGGCCATGCAGACGGGCGACGAGCGCCACCTGCCGCCTCGGGACCGCGGGCCGGTCCGCCGCTACACGCGCGACCACGTCGACGCCCGGTGGAGCCTCGGCGAGTTCTTCATGCCGGTCGCGGCTGCGTTCCTGGTGCTCGCCGCCGTGGGTGCGCGGATCAACGCCGCGTTCTTCACGATCGTGACGCTCGCGCTCTACGTGTACGTCATCGCCGCCTTCATCGACGGCTACGTCCTGTGGCGCGGCCTGCGCAAGAAACTGGTCGCCAAGTTCGGCGTGGCCGCGATCCCGAAGGGGCTGGCGATGTACGCCGCACTGCGGGCCTTCCAGCTGCGCCCCACCCGCCTGCCGAAGGCCCTGGTCAAGCACGGGCAGTACCCCGCCTGA
- the sucB gene encoding 2-oxoglutarate dehydrogenase, E2 component, dihydrolipoamide succinyltransferase, producing MSQNVQLPALGESVTEGTVTRWLKNVGDRVEVDEPLLEISTDKVDTEIPSPFAGVVEQILVPEDETAQVGAVLAVIGDGTGSAPAPSGDAGQGATPAPAEEPAAEQPTAPEPPQQPAEQHEESAPAGNPEPTPAPAAEEAPSTGGPGQEVRLPALGESVTEGTVTRWLKQVGDSVEVDEPLLEISTDKVDTEVPSPFAGTVQQILVQEDETAQVGAVLAVIGSGAGAPASAPAGPEGAQAPAAAPVAAAPEPSAPAPAPAPSAAPAPSAAPVPSAAPAQTPAPVPAAPAPAVSAPAVEQTASGAYLTPLVRKLAAEKGVDTAALRGTGVGGRIRKEDVLEAAARAEAERAEAARRAAEQAAAPAAAPVAAAAAPTPAAAATVPAVSPLRGTTEKASRLRQIIAERMVEALHTQAQLTTVVEVDVTKVARLRARARDSFKAREGVNLTFLPFFVLAAVEALKAYPKVNGVLEGNQITYHGSENVGIAVDTERGLVVPVIRDAGDLNLAGVARKIADLAGRTRANKVGPDELSGATFTVTNTGSGGAVIDTPIVPGGTSAILGTGAIVKRPVVVAGEDGADVIAIRSMCYLCLSYDHRLVDGADASRYLMAIKRRIEEAAFESEVGL from the coding sequence ATGTCCCAGAACGTGCAGCTTCCCGCACTCGGTGAGTCGGTCACCGAGGGCACCGTCACCCGCTGGCTGAAGAACGTCGGCGACCGCGTCGAGGTCGACGAGCCCCTGCTCGAGATCTCCACCGACAAGGTGGACACCGAGATCCCGTCGCCGTTCGCCGGCGTCGTGGAGCAGATCCTCGTCCCGGAGGACGAGACGGCCCAGGTCGGCGCCGTCCTCGCCGTGATCGGCGACGGCACCGGGTCGGCCCCCGCACCGAGCGGCGACGCCGGTCAGGGCGCCACGCCGGCGCCGGCCGAGGAGCCCGCCGCGGAGCAGCCGACGGCACCGGAGCCGCCGCAGCAGCCGGCCGAGCAGCACGAGGAGTCGGCGCCTGCCGGCAACCCCGAGCCGACCCCGGCGCCGGCGGCCGAGGAGGCTCCGTCGACCGGTGGTCCGGGCCAGGAGGTGCGGCTGCCGGCGCTCGGCGAGTCCGTCACCGAGGGCACCGTCACGCGGTGGCTCAAGCAGGTCGGCGACTCCGTCGAGGTGGACGAGCCGCTGCTGGAGATCTCCACCGACAAGGTGGACACCGAGGTCCCGTCGCCGTTCGCTGGCACCGTCCAGCAGATCCTGGTCCAGGAGGACGAGACGGCACAGGTCGGCGCGGTCCTCGCGGTGATCGGCAGCGGTGCGGGTGCGCCTGCATCCGCCCCCGCAGGCCCCGAGGGTGCGCAGGCGCCCGCAGCCGCACCTGTCGCCGCCGCACCCGAGCCCTCGGCCCCGGCACCCGCACCTGCTCCGAGTGCCGCGCCCGCTCCGAGTGCCGCACCGGTCCCGAGTGCTGCGCCCGCGCAGACCCCGGCACCGGTCCCGGCTGCGCCGGCTCCCGCCGTCAGCGCCCCCGCGGTGGAGCAGACGGCGTCCGGCGCCTACCTGACACCGCTGGTGCGCAAGCTCGCCGCCGAGAAGGGCGTCGACACGGCAGCACTGCGTGGCACCGGGGTCGGAGGTCGCATCCGCAAGGAGGACGTCCTGGAGGCCGCGGCCCGTGCCGAGGCGGAGCGTGCGGAGGCAGCGCGGCGTGCCGCGGAGCAGGCCGCCGCACCAGCCGCAGCGCCGGTCGCTGCAGCAGCGGCGCCCACCCCCGCGGCGGCGGCGACGGTCCCGGCCGTCTCGCCGCTGCGCGGCACCACCGAGAAGGCGAGCCGGCTGCGGCAGATCATCGCCGAGCGGATGGTCGAGGCGCTGCACACGCAGGCGCAGCTGACCACGGTCGTGGAGGTCGACGTCACCAAGGTGGCCCGGCTGCGCGCACGAGCCAGGGACTCGTTCAAGGCGCGCGAAGGCGTCAACCTGACGTTCCTGCCGTTCTTCGTCCTGGCCGCCGTCGAGGCGCTGAAGGCCTACCCGAAGGTCAACGGGGTACTCGAGGGCAACCAGATCACTTACCACGGCAGCGAGAACGTCGGCATCGCCGTGGACACCGAGCGTGGGCTCGTCGTGCCGGTGATCCGTGACGCCGGTGACCTGAACCTCGCCGGCGTGGCGCGCAAGATCGCCGACCTCGCGGGTCGCACCCGGGCGAACAAGGTCGGCCCGGACGAGCTGAGCGGCGCTACCTTCACGGTGACGAACACCGGTTCCGGCGGTGCCGTCATCGACACGCCGATCGTCCCCGGCGGCACGTCGGCCATCCTCGGCACCGGCGCGATCGTCAAGCGCCCTGTCGTCGTCGCAGGCGAGGACGGCGCGGATGTCATCGCCATCCGCTCGATGTGCTACCTGTGCCTGTCGTACGACCACCGGCTGGTCGACGGCGCGGACGCGTCGCGCTACCTGATGGCGATCAAGCGCCGCATCGAGGAGGCCGCGTTCGAGTCCGAGGTGGGGCTGTAG
- a CDS encoding oxidoreductase, giving the protein MAWFRRSRPARGTGPATAPTDRKAREATVAYLREFVATRVGVEAYVEPATHVTPSTVMLVATDGEWTRRRVPDARAAGAIARELGIPVYDVQRTGYPQRMRDWTSRTRAAQRRGGDQPAERPGS; this is encoded by the coding sequence ATGGCCTGGTTCCGTCGATCTCGCCCGGCGCGCGGCACGGGACCTGCGACGGCGCCCACCGACCGCAAGGCGCGCGAGGCGACGGTGGCCTACCTGCGCGAGTTCGTCGCGACCCGGGTCGGCGTCGAGGCGTACGTCGAGCCGGCGACCCACGTGACCCCGAGCACCGTGATGCTCGTGGCGACGGACGGTGAGTGGACCCGGCGGCGCGTCCCGGACGCTCGTGCGGCGGGCGCGATCGCCCGGGAGCTCGGTATCCCGGTGTACGACGTGCAGCGAACGGGGTATCCGCAGCGCATGCGGGACTGGACCTCCCGGACCAGGGCGGCGCAGCGCCGCGGCGGCGACCAGCCGGCGGAGCGTCCGGGCAGCTGA
- the nadA gene encoding quinolinate synthase NadA, giving the protein MSLVTPERGAFVEPVPSALLLLGRGSDLQSERGVECVGALPAASDPDLVERARAARAQLGDRAFVLGHHYQRDEVIAFADVTGDSFKLAREAAARPDAEFIVFCGVHFMAESADILTADHQQVVLPDLAAGCSMADMAAIDQVEDAWDVLADAGVAESTVPVTYMNSTAAIKAFTGRHGGTVCTSSNAHVALRWAFDRVGGVDGTGKVLFMPDQHLGRNTAVRQLGLSLDDCVVFDPRKPGGGLTPQQLRDARMILWRGHCSVHGRFSAQNVSAVRAADPATTVIVHPECKHEVAEAADMVGSTEYIIKALDAAAPGTSWAIGTELNLVRRLALAHPDKTVHYLDSTVCFCSTMNRIDLPHLTWALESLAAGRVPHRIVVDPDDAHWARVALDQMLALPGY; this is encoded by the coding sequence ATGAGCCTGGTCACGCCCGAGCGTGGTGCGTTCGTCGAGCCCGTGCCGTCCGCTCTCCTGCTCCTCGGCCGCGGCTCGGACCTGCAGTCCGAGCGCGGGGTCGAGTGCGTCGGCGCGCTGCCGGCCGCGAGCGACCCCGACCTCGTCGAACGGGCGCGCGCGGCCCGCGCGCAGCTCGGGGACCGCGCCTTCGTCCTCGGCCACCACTACCAGCGCGACGAGGTCATCGCGTTCGCCGATGTGACGGGCGACTCGTTCAAGCTCGCTCGTGAGGCGGCCGCCCGGCCGGACGCGGAGTTCATCGTCTTCTGCGGCGTGCACTTCATGGCGGAGTCGGCCGACATCCTGACCGCCGACCACCAGCAGGTGGTGCTGCCCGACCTCGCCGCCGGGTGCTCGATGGCCGACATGGCCGCCATCGACCAGGTGGAGGACGCCTGGGACGTGCTGGCCGACGCCGGTGTCGCCGAGTCCACGGTGCCGGTGACCTACATGAACTCCACCGCGGCGATCAAGGCCTTCACGGGTCGGCACGGCGGCACGGTCTGCACGTCGTCCAACGCGCACGTCGCCCTGCGGTGGGCGTTCGACCGGGTCGGTGGCGTGGACGGCACCGGCAAGGTGCTGTTCATGCCGGACCAGCACCTCGGCCGCAACACCGCCGTGCGGCAGCTGGGTCTCAGCCTGGACGACTGCGTCGTGTTCGACCCCCGCAAGCCGGGCGGCGGCCTGACCCCGCAGCAGCTGCGCGACGCCCGGATGATCCTCTGGCGGGGGCACTGCTCCGTGCACGGGCGCTTCTCGGCGCAGAACGTCTCGGCGGTCCGCGCGGCCGACCCGGCGACGACGGTGATCGTGCACCCGGAGTGCAAGCACGAGGTGGCGGAGGCGGCCGACATGGTCGGCTCGACCGAGTACATCATCAAGGCGCTCGACGCGGCCGCCCCGGGAACCTCGTGGGCGATCGGCACCGAGCTGAACCTGGTCCGGCGCCTCGCGCTGGCTCACCCGGACAAGACCGTGCACTACCTCGACTCGACCGTCTGCTTCTGCTCGACCATGAACCGCATCGACCTCCCGCACCTCACCTGGGCGCTCGAGTCGCTGGCGGCAGGTCGGGTGCCGCACCGGATCGTGGTCGACCCGGACGACGCGCACTGGGCCCGTGTCGCCCTCGACCAGATGCTGGCCCTGCCGGGCTACTGA
- a CDS encoding quinone-dependent dihydroorotate dehydrogenase produces the protein MYRLLFDLVLRRLDPEQAHAWSFALIRGVSDVPGLRWLVGRVLGGPPAGALTLWGRRWPSRLGLAAGFDKDGHGVLGMTMLGFGFVEVGTVTAQPQPGNEPPRLWRVLDQQALRNRMGFNNEGSAVVAERLRRLRATRRGRAAVVGVNIGKSRVTPVEHAATDYATSAGRLAPYADYLVVNVSSPNTPGLRDLQAVDALRPVLEATRVAADEATVRAGRGPCPLLVKIAPDLSDDDVDAVAELVAELGLDGVVAVNTTIAHDLGPGGLSGPPLLSRGLDVVARLRDRLGPEAVIIGVGGISTPADAREYLAVGATLVQAYTGLIYRGPFFAARISRALGADASRSRTEV, from the coding sequence GTGTACCGGCTGCTCTTCGACCTCGTCCTGCGGCGGCTGGATCCCGAACAGGCGCACGCCTGGAGCTTCGCGCTGATCCGTGGCGTCTCCGACGTGCCTGGCCTGCGGTGGCTGGTCGGCCGGGTGCTGGGCGGACCGCCGGCCGGCGCGCTGACCCTGTGGGGTCGGCGGTGGCCGTCTCGGCTGGGGCTGGCCGCGGGCTTCGACAAGGACGGGCACGGCGTCCTCGGCATGACGATGCTCGGCTTCGGGTTCGTGGAGGTCGGCACCGTGACCGCGCAGCCGCAGCCGGGCAACGAGCCGCCCCGGCTCTGGCGCGTGCTCGACCAGCAGGCGCTGCGGAACCGGATGGGGTTCAACAACGAGGGGTCGGCGGTGGTGGCCGAGCGCCTGCGCCGGCTGCGTGCGACCCGTCGCGGCCGGGCCGCGGTCGTCGGAGTCAACATCGGCAAGTCACGCGTGACCCCCGTCGAGCACGCGGCGACCGACTACGCGACCAGCGCCGGCCGGCTGGCGCCGTACGCCGACTACCTGGTGGTCAACGTCTCGTCGCCGAACACGCCCGGCTTGCGGGACCTGCAGGCCGTCGACGCGCTGCGACCGGTGCTCGAGGCGACCCGGGTCGCCGCGGACGAGGCGACCGTGCGGGCGGGTCGGGGACCGTGCCCGCTGCTGGTGAAGATCGCGCCCGACCTGTCGGACGACGACGTGGACGCCGTGGCGGAGCTCGTCGCGGAGCTGGGGCTCGACGGCGTGGTGGCCGTCAACACCACCATCGCGCACGACCTCGGACCCGGTGGGCTGTCCGGACCGCCGCTGCTCAGCCGTGGGCTCGACGTCGTCGCACGGTTGCGCGACCGTCTCGGGCCGGAGGCGGTGATCATCGGGGTCGGTGGCATCAGCACCCCGGCCGACGCGCGGGAGTACCTCGCGGTGGGCGCCACGCTGGTGCAGGCCTACACCGGCCTGATCTACCGCGGTCCGTTCTTCGCGGCGCGCATCTCGCGGGCGCTCGGCGCCGACGCCAGCCGGTCACGGACGGAGGTCTGA
- a CDS encoding DJ-1/PfpI family protein, with protein sequence MGTGHPLRIGLFVFDGAEELDVVGPFEVLAWWAAHSELHPEVVTFSLDGAGVRCAHGLSLVPDLPAGELGPLHVLVYPGGRGTRALAASPEHLAWVRQMRATTPLMASVCTGALVLAAAGLLAGRPATTYWDAFDELAGLDPSVLADTEARFVDDGDVVTSAGVSAGIDMALHLVARLESPQMARRVRRGIQYDPHPPV encoded by the coding sequence GTGGGCACCGGGCACCCGCTGCGGATCGGGCTGTTCGTCTTCGACGGTGCGGAGGAGCTCGACGTCGTCGGCCCCTTCGAGGTGCTGGCGTGGTGGGCGGCGCACTCGGAGCTGCACCCCGAGGTCGTCACGTTCTCCCTCGACGGGGCGGGGGTGCGCTGCGCGCACGGTCTGTCGCTCGTCCCCGACCTGCCCGCCGGTGAGCTCGGTCCCCTGCACGTCCTCGTCTACCCCGGGGGCCGCGGCACCCGTGCCCTCGCGGCGAGCCCGGAGCACCTCGCGTGGGTGCGGCAGATGCGCGCGACGACGCCGCTGATGGCGAGCGTGTGCACCGGGGCGCTGGTCCTCGCGGCAGCCGGCCTCCTGGCGGGCCGGCCCGCCACGACGTACTGGGACGCCTTCGACGAGCTGGCCGGCCTCGACCCCAGCGTGCTCGCCGACACCGAGGCGAGGTTCGTCGACGACGGCGACGTCGTCACCTCGGCCGGGGTCTCGGCCGGCATCGACATGGCGCTCCACCTCGTCGCGCGGCTCGAGTCGCCGCAGATGGCCCGACGGGTCCGTCGCGGCATCCAGTACGACCCGCACCCGCCCGTCTGA